GGTGCCCTTTTTGCCCCTCGTCCTCGTCAAGGCCCTCTCCTTCGGCCTCCTCTTCGCCCTCACCCCCAACGCCCCCATGCGCCTCGGGGGGTGGGTCCTCCTGGAGTGGCTCACCGAGCAAGGGGAGCTCGCCTTCCCCTGGGGGTTTCTGGGCTACGCCCTGGTGGAGGCCCCGGGCCGCATCCTCGCCGCCTGGGGCGGGGTCTACCTCCTCTCCCTCCTCGTCCTCCTCATGGCCTACGGCCTAAGGGCGAGGCGGCCTTGGGTCCTCTTCCCTTGGGCCCTCCTCTGGCTCCTTCCCCTCCCCGAGGCGCACCCCGAGGGCAAGGCCCTCTTGGTCCAGGGGAACATCAACCCCTTGAGGAAGTTCCAGGGGGATTTGGACGAGGCGGTCTACCTCAGGCTCACCGAGGCGGGGCTTCGGGCCCACCCCGAGGCGGACCTCGTGGTCTGGCCCGAGACGGCGGTCTGGCGGATTCCCCAGGAGGCAGAGGCCCTCCTCCAGGGCCGTCCCCTCCTCACCGGGCTCAACCTCCTCGGCCCCAACCGGGCGGTGCTCTACCGGGAGGGCGAGCTCCTCGGCCACTACGACAAGACCCGCCTCGTCCCCTTCGGGGAGCGCTTCCCCTTCCGGGAGGCCTTAGGGGGGGTCTACGCCTTCTTCTTCCGGGCCATGGGGCTTGGGGACCTCGCCGACCGCGTCCCCGGGGAGAAGGTGGCCCCCATCGGGCCCTACGGCGTCCTCATCTGCTACGAGTCCGTCTTTCCCTCCGTGGCCCGAAGCCTGGCGCAGGGAGGGGC
This region of Thermus thermophilus genomic DNA includes:
- the lnt gene encoding apolipoprotein N-acyltransferase, translating into MRALALGLLLALTLPPFPLGFLAPFVLAFLLKGGFREGFWAGLGFWGLHLVWLPQSFAQNFGPWGAVPFLPLVLVKALSFGLLFALTPNAPMRLGGWVLLEWLTEQGELAFPWGFLGYALVEAPGRILAAWGGVYLLSLLVLLMAYGLRARRPWVLFPWALLWLLPLPEAHPEGKALLVQGNINPLRKFQGDLDEAVYLRLTEAGLRAHPEADLVVWPETAVWRIPQEAEALLQGRPLLTGLNLLGPNRAVLYREGELLGHYDKTRLVPFGERFPFREALGGVYAFFFRAMGLGDLADRVPGEKVAPIGPYGVLICYESVFPSVARSLAQGGAEVLVLLTNDAWFGPSFGGRQHFALGRLRAVETGRWLLRAGNDGVTAAIDPFGRVVAEIPPHQEGFLLAPYALRTGLTPYARFGDWAVGLALTIFLLGLILRVRPPGWRNR